A stretch of Gemmatimonadaceae bacterium DNA encodes these proteins:
- a CDS encoding M20/M25/M40 family metallo-hydrolase → MTDVVALAAELLAIPSLSSSESAVVDFVSRWLVARGWNVTVQEVSKGRGNIWASRDGGGVTLSTHLDTVAPHLVPRLEGDRLYGRGACDAKGIAAAMLATADRLVEAGERRIDLLFVVGEEKGSDGARAANNLSPTSRFLVNGEPTESKLASGAKGSLRVIVRTRGREAHSAYPHLGQSAIEPMLELLPTIRELPLPNDPVLGETTVNIGVLRGGTAANIIPAHAEAEMMIRLVGDVEPIRKMVGDWAEGRAEVEFGSYIPAQHFHTVPGFDTAPMAYTSDIPLLSRWGTPLMFGPGSIHVAHTPDEYVDINELRSSVDAYERIARHLLSA, encoded by the coding sequence ATGACCGACGTTGTCGCACTTGCCGCCGAGCTGCTCGCAATTCCGTCCCTCTCGTCGAGTGAAAGCGCGGTGGTGGATTTCGTTTCCCGCTGGCTCGTAGCGCGCGGGTGGAACGTCACGGTGCAGGAAGTATCGAAGGGGCGAGGAAACATCTGGGCGTCCCGCGACGGCGGCGGTGTGACACTCTCGACCCATCTAGATACGGTGGCGCCGCATCTCGTCCCGCGGCTGGAGGGCGACCGGCTGTACGGCCGCGGAGCCTGCGATGCCAAAGGGATTGCCGCCGCGATGCTCGCAACCGCCGACAGACTTGTCGAAGCGGGCGAACGGCGCATCGATCTCCTGTTTGTCGTCGGCGAAGAGAAAGGCTCCGATGGGGCGCGTGCCGCCAACAATCTTTCACCCACCAGCCGGTTTCTCGTGAACGGCGAACCCACTGAGAGCAAGCTTGCCAGTGGCGCCAAAGGATCGTTGCGCGTGATCGTCCGCACGCGTGGGCGCGAGGCTCATTCCGCGTATCCGCATCTGGGGCAATCGGCAATCGAGCCGATGCTGGAGCTGCTTCCGACGATCAGGGAACTGCCACTTCCCAACGATCCGGTGCTGGGCGAGACAACGGTGAACATTGGAGTGCTGCGGGGCGGAACCGCGGCAAATATCATCCCGGCCCATGCAGAAGCAGAGATGATGATTCGCCTCGTTGGCGATGTAGAGCCGATTCGGAAGATGGTCGGCGACTGGGCGGAGGGCCGTGCCGAAGTGGAGTTTGGGTCGTACATCCCCGCTCAACATTTTCACACGGTGCCTGGATTCGACACCGCACCAATGGCCTATACATCGGACATACCGCTGCTCTCGCGGTGGGGCACGCCACTCATGTTCGGGCCCGGCTCGATCCACGTTGCGCACACCCCGGACGAGTATGTCGATATCAACGAGCTCCGGTCGAGCGTCGATGCTTACGAGCGCATCGCGCGTCATCTGCTTTCAGCGTGA